TAATTTAATAGTATTTCCCATAATGTCACTCTCATTTATAATTAATCACTCTATTATTTTAACTAATATAGAATATCTACAACACTATTAATAAATTTAATGGAAAAAGAACAATAAAACAGAAGAAAAAAACAATACGGATAATACTTTTTTAAAAAATAGTAATATTAATATATGAAAAAAACAAATGAAATATTGGTGAAAAACTATGAAAAAAATACAACCATTCATCAATGAAAACTCAGGCCAAGGTGCCGCAGAATACATACTTCTTTTCGGAGGAGTAATAGTAATTGCTTTACTTGCACTTACCATATACAGAACATATATGGAAACAAGTGACACCAGTCTCAAAGCAAAAGACGATATCATGGATGTCAGGAACACAATTCTTGACAACAGAACCCATGTGTAAAAAAATAGACAGCAAAGGGCAAGGAAGCGCTGAGCTGATCCTCATCACCGGAGGATTAATAGTAATAGTACTCTTTGTTGGAAGTTATATTTCAAATATAACACAAAAAACGCAAACAAGCATACATAATTTCCTAAAAACAGAAAGAGATTATTTAATAAATAAAATTTGAAAATAGAGAGAAATCTCTATTTTCCACCTAAAATTGAATTTAAAATTTCATCCCATGACTCTGAATTAATATTAGTCAATTTCATGCCAGTTCTGGTTAAAATTCTAATATTTTGTGGACATGCTGTTACACAAGCACCACATAAATTACAGAAGTCTAAATTAGTAACTGATTTTCCATCAACAATTTCAATTGCATTACATGGGCAGACATCTTGACAAGCATGACAAGAATCGCCTTTACAAATTTTATCTTCATCTTCAATTTCTACTAATTCAATTTTACCGTCGAAAGGTTTAGTAATTGTGATTGCATCAACTGGGCAAATTTCAGAACACCAGGAACAATTGACACATGATTCTTCAGAAATAAATGTTGAACCGGTAATTTCAGGAACTTCGATTTCTTCCCTTAACATACAGGTAGAACAAATTTGTTTAATTGCTTGTTCCGGACAGATTCTTTTACATACACCACATTGTACGCATTTAGAAAGATCTACTTCGATAGAATTATTTAATAAATCAACACAGGATGTTGGTTTATTAGTAATAATTATTGCTTCTGCAGGACATAAATCTGCGCAAAAACCACAGTAAATACATTTATCTTTATTTATTTCAATTTCTCCTCTTATTAAAGATACTGGGTCTGGAAGATTTCTTTCAAAAATAATTGAATCCCTAGGACATACTGAATAACATCGACCGCAATAAATACACTCTTCATCATCAACTTTTGATTCGGTTTCCCAAATCGGATAATTGTCCATTTTACTGATTGCTTCATCATTGATTTCTAATGATAGTGCATCGAACGGACAAGCAACAGAACATAAACCACAGAATATACAAGAATCTGCGTTAACTGAAACTAAATCCATTTCAATTAATCCTCTAACAATAGGTACAACAGGACCTAATCTTAAAGAGGATGTAGGACAAACATCAACACAAATCCCACAACCAACACAATTTACATCTTTGTAGGACAATTTACGGTGTTCTTCTCCATCTCTCTCAATACTAAACATAGTAACCACCTCAAGCTTTAGAGATGGCCTGATTTGGACAATTTTGGATACATAAGTCACAGTCGTCACAATTTTCAGGAACGATAGCAACGTCTCCATTTTCTTCGACAATTGCGCCTTGTTCGCAGAGTTTTATGCATAACCCTTGAACAGGACAATTATCAATGTGTCCACACAAATTTGAATCAATTTTTACTGCCATATAACCACCTCATAAATGTACAAAAATCATAATAGAACATAATTTTATATACATTATTATTTAATATATCGAAATGAACATATAAACATATCGATTATTTTCTAAGTTTAGTTGACAATATCCCCATTTTTATTAATTTCACCACTGCGAATTCTAGTGGATGAAATAGGAATACCATCATAGGCCAAAACAAAACTAACAACAACAATATCAATAGGATCCATACCTTTAGAAACTCTTATTTCATTAATTTTAACAGCAGTTGGCTCTGTTTCCTCACTAACCACTATGGCATCAAAATCAACGTCATAAATGGTGGTTCCATAAGGATCATCCAAAGGAACTATAATAAAATTAGATTTATCTTTAAAAAAAGATTTAAGATTACTCATCCTCTCTTCACAAGAATCTATATCCCCTTTTAAACCGCCGAAAGCATCAGAGGTCACTCCAATTTCGACAGTGTCTGCAATCTCAAAAGCAGTAGATAATAATTTTTTATGACCGTCATGAAATTTATCAAAAGTTCCACCTACAGCCACTTTACTATATTTCTTCGAATTCATAATATTGTCCTAGATTAGTTTCTGTTTAAAACTATATAAGAACTATTATAAATTATTAGCTATATAAAAAAAGAAAAAATTGAAAAAAAAATAAAAATAGTAAATTAAAATGCAATACTTGCATAGTAACCTTTTAGACTATAGGAATTAGCATTCCAATTTACTACGTTTCCAAACGAGTTTCTAGCACTTGTAGCGTCACAGACAGTCCAAGTATTACCTATCAACACCTGGGTCCAAACATGACCGTAGGTACCGCTTGTAAAAGTACATGTACCATGAGCATATCTGGCAGCTAAACCTGCTGTTCTAAACATTGCTACAAGCAGATGTGAATGATCTACACAGTTTCCTTTTTTAGCATCCAATGTACCGACAGCACCATACTTAGTATTATAGTAGAAACTGTATGATACGGTATCACGTACATAGTTATATATTGCTGTAGCTTTTGCTTTATCAGTTGTTAGACCCTTAGTCAACTTAGTAACTAACTGCTTAATTTTAGTGTTGTTAACTTGACAATTAGTAGAAGCCGCCAAGTACGCCGCTAAATTACTTATAGTATTTTTAGAGTTTAGTTTACTTGTAGTTGAAGTTGTATCATCTAATGTTTTGATTACAACATATGCAGGCATGATTCCATTATCATCATAAAATGCAACCACACGAGCAAATGCATAAACCAATCCTTTATAACCAATATTACCTAATGCTGAACTTACAGAATTTGGCATTTGCCCTTTGGAGTCAGCAGTTTTTACAATATTTTTAGCTACAGTAAGATAATCATTCAAATTACCCATATCAGAAGCAGCCCCTGCTTTAGATGGGTTTTTGATTGTTTTTAAACCAATGCTTGCTGTTTTTCCAGATTTTAAATTTATAATAGCTTTAGAAGCCAAATATAAATAATCTGCAATGGAAATTTTAAGATTTCCAATTTTAACAGTTGTTGGCAATTTATTATTACTTATAATATAATTTTTTACAGTTTTGGAAGCGGAAATAACCTGTTTTAAAGTGACCTTATCAATTACATGAATAGTTTTTGTACCGGATCGGGAGTTATGTGTATATTGTATTTTATAATCTCCTCCAGTCAGTTTTCCCAAACTAACTTTAGCCATACCGTTTGAATCAGTTTTTTTAGTATAGGTTTTACCGTTGAATTTGAATTTAACAGATGCACTTTTTATTGGGTTTTTCTTTGCATCCATTACTTTCACTGAATAAGTAACGCTTTCACCAGTTGAAACATAGACATTAGTAGCTTCGAACATTGTTCCATTTACTAAGACATGTTTAGATACAGCATCTGATTTATAATAAGCACTTGAAACAACAGATTTAATAGTGTAATAACCGACAGGACATGTTATTGTTAATTTAGCAACACCCTTGGAGTCAGTTTTCTGACTGTAAGTCTTTCCGTTGATGGTGAATTTGACTACAATATTTTTAAGTGCATTGCCGTTTGAATCTTTAACAGTGGCTTTATATGATGAACCATCTTTGTATTTCATCACTAAATTACTTGCACTTAATTTAGCAGTCAATTTGCTGATAATAACATTTTTATATTCATAATTATAATCACTAGCTCCCAATTTTGAAAATAAATACTTAATTTTATAAGTACCTGGTTTTAAATCACCAATATCCAGTTTAGCGATACCTTTTGAATCTGTTTTAGCAGAATAAGTTTTATTATTCAAAATAAATTTAATTGTTTTACCGGATAAAACCTTATTTTTATTATCTGTGAATTTTACAGAAAACTTTGATCCATCTTTATAGGCCATCTTTAAATCGGAAGCGATTAATTTATTACTTGCAGATTTAATGACTATTGTTCCTGATGAAGATGAAGAGTATAAACCACTATTTCCTTTAAACGTATAGGTTATTTTGTAAGTACCTTTTGCAAGAAGAGGAATAACAGTTGATGCTTTCCCTTTTGAGTCTGTTGTAGCGGTAACGTTTTTACCGTCATAAGAGAAGTATACTTTACTATTTTTTACCGGACTTCCATGAGCAGTAGTTAAACTGACATGATAAGTATAATAGTTATAAGGAAGAATATATGTTTTTGAATTACCAGTTATGGTGGTTTTATCTTTTTTAACAACTAAATTATTACTTAATTTTTCATTTGAAGCAGGATTAGTTGCGGTTATAGTATATTTTCCAGGTTTAAGTCCTACTTTTACAGTTGCAACCCCATTCTTATTGGTAGTATATGTATATTTTTTACCGCCAATATAAAATGCAACTTTAGTATTTGCCAATACGGAGTTATCCTTCCAGAAAGTTGCAGTGTAATAAGTAGATGAACCGTAATACTTAGTTAAATCTTTTCCACTTACTGAAGATAAAACTTTAACACTTTTTGAAAGAGATTTGGAGCTGTAATTACCATTTCCGGAATAGGTAACAGTAACATCATAAGTTCCAATAGCCAAGGCAGCTGTTTTGACAGCTGCTATTCCATTTTTATCAGTGGTGGCTGAATAAGTTTTACTTTTAACTTTCAAAGAAATTTTTTGATTGCTTAAAGCTTTACCTGTACTGTCCTGCAAAGTTACTTTGAAATATGTAGCTGCTTTATCATAATGTGTATTGGACACAGATATAGTAGTTGATATTTTAGAAGCACCGAGTATGTCATCCTGAGCTGAACTTGCTATAACAGATTCATTTTCTGAAATAGAAACGGTGTCTTCAATATTTTCATTTGCAAGACTTAATTTTTGTTCCCCATTATCCTCATAATAAGAATCATCGCTAAGTTTTAGAGCATCATCTTCAGGATAATCTTTTAAATTATCATCATGAGAATTAACTATATTAGTTTCTGAGATAGAAACCTCGTTAGAAACTTCTAATTTTTCTTGAGATAATGCGATAACATTATCATTAGTTAAATTTGAATCTTCTGTATTTGAAACATTATCAATTTCTGCTGCTGATGCCGCTGATAAAACAACAAAAAACATGAGAACAACAGTAACGATAAATGCTCTATTTTTTATCGAAATTTTTCCACCTCTTGGTTCTCATTACGAAAATTTTATAGTAAAATATGATTATACTAACATATAGTATTTCATAATGAGTGGATAAAGATATATTTTAATATTATTTAAATGTTTTTAAAACTTAAAAAAATGAAAAACCATTTAAAATTAAGAATATTCTAAAAAAAAGATAGAAAACATATATAAAATTAAAATAAAAGAACATTCATAGTGAAATAAAGTTAGATAAGATTATATAGCTCGAATTTTAATTAAAATTTTTTATGAACGATGAAACATGAAATTTTCATATTATATTCACTTATATAAAAAAACATTCAATATTAATAATGTATAATAAAAATTAGCAAAATATTGTTGATAATGGAAAAAATGATTTAAAATAAAATAATTATATCAAAAAATAAAGAATTTTTTAAAAAAAAAGATGATTGTATGATTTATGAAAAAAACACCTACATTAAACATCATAAAAGTGTGGATATTCGTTTTGGATTAGCTTATCCCAACGTTTATAAAACAGCCATGTCATCTTTAGGATATAATATTTTATACAACCAAATCAATGAACGTGAAGACACATGGTGTGAGAGAATCATATATCCAGATATTAAATCCATTGAATCAAACACACCCTCCAGATACTTTAACATAATAAGTTTCACACTCCAATTTGAAGAGGATTATGTAAACGTGCTGGACATTCTCAAGAAATCTGAAATTCCACTTAAAAGGACTGAAAGAACCCCTGATGATCCGTTGATTATTGCAGGAGGACCTTGCCCTACAGCAAATCCAATGCCCTTATCCGATTATATCGATCTTTTCATTATTGGCGAAGGAGAAAATACAATCAATAAAGTTTTAGACAGATATAAAACTTCTAAGAAAAATTTAAAAGAATATCTGGACATAACTGGAGTATATATTCCAGAGCTCAACAACAAGACCAATATTGACATTATATGTGACATGGACAATGCTTATCATATAACTCAGCCAGTATTAAGTAAAAGCAACGATGAGGATTATCAGACAATATTCAATAACACAATAATGTTAAACGTTTCAAGGGGATGCACCAGAGGATGCAGATTCTGCATGGCAGGTTATCTCTACAGACCAATGCGACAGACAAACTATGAAAAACTGATTGATGTGGCTGTTGAAAATCGGGAAAAAACAGGTCTGAATAAAATTACATTGATTGGTGCGGCTGTTTCAGATTACAGTGATTTAGAAAAATTAACTGATGGTCTTGAAAAGGAAGGTTTTCAAATTTCCACCCCTTCCCTTAGAATAGAATCCATCACAAGAAAAACATTGGAAACCCTGAAAAGAAGCGGACTGAAAACCATTACATTAGCTCCCGAGTCAATTGGAAGATTAAGAAAAGTAATCAATAAAGACATTCCTGATGAGAAAATTTTTTCAGTCATTGAAGATGCAGTTGAATTGGATTTTAAAATTAAGCTGTACTTTTTAATTGGAATACCTACTGAAACAATGGATGACATTGAGGAACTGATTTCATACATGAAAAAGATTGCGAAAATGCACAGCAATCCAAAAAATGTGAAATTCAGTATCAATCCCGTTATTCCCAAACCCCAAACTCCACTGCAATGGGAGGCCTATGATTTCAAGGATATAAAAAATAAAACCAGGTTAATTAAAAAGGAAATGAAAAGATATAATGTCAAATGTGAAAGTCCTAAAAAAGGATTGATTCAATATATACTATCCTGTGGAAATAGTGATGTCGGAGAACTTATTGAAAAATCATTAACAAAAAAACCAACATTGAAAGAATGGAAGGAACTGACTCCAAATTATAGTATTGAAGACGAATTGCCTTGGAAAAATATAAATGTTGGCGTGAATGAGAATTTTTTAAAAACAGAGCATAGGAGACTGACAACACTTAAACAGACACCATGGTGTGAAACATCAGTATGCTATAATTGCGGTTCCTGTAAATAATTACTGGAAAAAATAATTTTTACTATAATAATATATAATATAATAAGTGAGGTAAATTTATGATAAATCCTGCAAAAAGAACAAAATCAATTGAATTGTCACAAGTGAGAAAAATGTTTGAAATAACAAATCCCGATGCAATTAACTTAGGTATCGGTGAACCTGATTTTGATGTTCCTGAAAATATCAAACAGGCCATGAAAGATTCCATTGACGACAACGAAACTCATTATACTCCTAATAAAGGATATATTGAACTAAGGGAAGAAATAGTAAAAAAATTCAAAAATGACAATGGAATAAAAACAAATACTGACAACATTATTGTTACTGTGGGTGCCAGTGAAGCTTTATTTATGTGTGCACAGGCATTTATTGACAAAGGCGATGAAGTAATACTCCCAAATCCTAGTTTTTTATCATATGAAGCATGCATAAACCTGGCGGGAGGAACAATTGTGCCTGTGGATTGTAAAATGGAAAATGAATTTAAATTGAAAGCTGATGATGTGGCTGAAAAAATTACCAAAGATACTAAAGCAATCATGCTAAATTCACCTTCAAACCCTACAGGAGCAGTTATGGAAAAAGAGGACATTAAAGCGATTGCAGATTTATCAAATGATAATGATATTTTAGTTATTTCAGATGAAATTTACGAAAAAATAATCTATAACAAAAAACATTACTCCCCTGGAAAATACAGCGATAATGTAATTACACTAAACGGTTTTTCTAAAGCATATGCAATGACCGGACTTAGAATCGGATATTTGAATGCAAATGAAACATTTAATGAAGAACTGCTTAAAATACATCAATATAATTCAGCCTGTGCAAGTTCTACCTCACAAAGGGGGGCGTATGCCGCATTATCCGGACCACAGGATGAAGTAACAAAGATGGTTGCGGAATTTGAAAAAAGAAGAGATTTGATTGTTTCAAGACTTAATGAAATGGGATATGAAACCGTCAATGCAGAAGGCGCATTTTATGTATTCCCTAAAATAGAAGATAAAGATTTTGTAACTAAAGCA
This Methanobrevibacter sp. DNA region includes the following protein-coding sequences:
- a CDS encoding class III signal peptide-containing protein — encoded protein: MKKIQPFINENSGQGAAEYILLFGGVIVIALLALTIYRTYMETSDTSLKAKDDIMDVRNTILDNRTHV
- a CDS encoding class III signal peptide-containing protein encodes the protein MCKKIDSKGQGSAELILITGGLIVIVLFVGSYISNITQKTQTSIHNFLKTERDYLINKI
- the fwdF gene encoding tungsten-dependent formylmethanofuran dehydrogenase subunit FwdF gives rise to the protein MFSIERDGEEHRKLSYKDVNCVGCGICVDVCPTSSLRLGPVVPIVRGLIEMDLVSVNADSCIFCGLCSVACPFDALSLEINDEAISKMDNYPIWETESKVDDEECIYCGRCYSVCPRDSIIFERNLPDPVSLIRGEIEINKDKCIYCGFCADLCPAEAIIITNKPTSCVDLLNNSIEVDLSKCVQCGVCKRICPEQAIKQICSTCMLREEIEVPEITGSTFISEESCVNCSWCSEICPVDAITITKPFDGKIELVEIEDEDKICKGDSCHACQDVCPCNAIEIVDGKSVTNLDFCNLCGACVTACPQNIRILTRTGMKLTNINSESWDEILNSILGGK
- a CDS encoding 4Fe-4S binding protein yields the protein MAVKIDSNLCGHIDNCPVQGLCIKLCEQGAIVEENGDVAIVPENCDDCDLCIQNCPNQAISKA
- a CDS encoding phosphopantetheine adenylyltransferase, producing MNSKKYSKVAVGGTFDKFHDGHKKLLSTAFEIADTVEIGVTSDAFGGLKGDIDSCEERMSNLKSFFKDKSNFIIVPLDDPYGTTIYDVDFDAIVVSEETEPTAVKINEIRVSKGMDPIDIVVVSFVLAYDGIPISSTRIRSGEINKNGDIVN
- a CDS encoding Ig-like domain repeat protein, which codes for MFFVVLSAASAAEIDNVSNTEDSNLTNDNVIALSQEKLEVSNEVSISETNIVNSHDDNLKDYPEDDALKLSDDSYYEDNGEQKLSLANENIEDTVSISENESVIASSAQDDILGASKISTTISVSNTHYDKAATYFKVTLQDSTGKALSNQKISLKVKSKTYSATTDKNGIAAVKTAALAIGTYDVTVTYSGNGNYSSKSLSKSVKVLSSVSGKDLTKYYGSSTYYTATFWKDNSVLANTKVAFYIGGKKYTYTTNKNGVATVKVGLKPGKYTITATNPASNEKLSNNLVVKKDKTTITGNSKTYILPYNYYTYHVSLTTAHGSPVKNSKVYFSYDGKNVTATTDSKGKASTVIPLLAKGTYKITYTFKGNSGLYSSSSSGTIVIKSASNKLIASDLKMAYKDGSKFSVKFTDNKNKVLSGKTIKFILNNKTYSAKTDSKGIAKLDIGDLKPGTYKIKYLFSKLGASDYNYEYKNVIISKLTAKLSASNLVMKYKDGSSYKATVKDSNGNALKNIVVKFTINGKTYSQKTDSKGVAKLTITCPVGYYTIKSVVSSAYYKSDAVSKHVLVNGTMFEATNVYVSTGESVTYSVKVMDAKKNPIKSASVKFKFNGKTYTKKTDSNGMAKVSLGKLTGGDYKIQYTHNSRSGTKTIHVIDKVTLKQVISASKTVKNYIISNNKLPTTVKIGNLKISIADYLYLASKAIINLKSGKTASIGLKTIKNPSKAGAASDMGNLNDYLTVAKNIVKTADSKGQMPNSVSSALGNIGYKGLVYAFARVVAFYDDNGIMPAYVVIKTLDDTTSTTSKLNSKNTISNLAAYLAASTNCQVNNTKIKQLVTKLTKGLTTDKAKATAIYNYVRDTVSYSFYYNTKYGAVGTLDAKKGNCVDHSHLLVAMFRTAGLAARYAHGTCTFTSGTYGHVWTQVLIGNTWTVCDATSARNSFGNVVNWNANSYSLKGYYASIAF
- a CDS encoding radical SAM protein; translated protein: MIYEKNTYIKHHKSVDIRFGLAYPNVYKTAMSSLGYNILYNQINEREDTWCERIIYPDIKSIESNTPSRYFNIISFTLQFEEDYVNVLDILKKSEIPLKRTERTPDDPLIIAGGPCPTANPMPLSDYIDLFIIGEGENTINKVLDRYKTSKKNLKEYLDITGVYIPELNNKTNIDIICDMDNAYHITQPVLSKSNDEDYQTIFNNTIMLNVSRGCTRGCRFCMAGYLYRPMRQTNYEKLIDVAVENREKTGLNKITLIGAAVSDYSDLEKLTDGLEKEGFQISTPSLRIESITRKTLETLKRSGLKTITLAPESIGRLRKVINKDIPDEKIFSVIEDAVELDFKIKLYFLIGIPTETMDDIEELISYMKKIAKMHSNPKNVKFSINPVIPKPQTPLQWEAYDFKDIKNKTRLIKKEMKRYNVKCESPKKGLIQYILSCGNSDVGELIEKSLTKKPTLKEWKELTPNYSIEDELPWKNINVGVNENFLKTEHRRLTTLKQTPWCETSVCYNCGSCK
- a CDS encoding pyridoxal phosphate-dependent aminotransferase, with product MINPAKRTKSIELSQVRKMFEITNPDAINLGIGEPDFDVPENIKQAMKDSIDDNETHYTPNKGYIELREEIVKKFKNDNGIKTNTDNIIVTVGASEALFMCAQAFIDKGDEVILPNPSFLSYEACINLAGGTIVPVDCKMENEFKLKADDVAEKITKDTKAIMLNSPSNPTGAVMEKEDIKAIADLSNDNDILVISDEIYEKIIYNKKHYSPGKYSDNVITLNGFSKAYAMTGLRIGYLNANETFNEELLKIHQYNSACASSTSQRGAYAALSGPQDEVTKMVAEFEKRRDLIVSRLNEMGYETVNAEGAFYVFPKIEDKDFVTKAAKAGVITVPGEAFGSNGIGHVRMSYANSYENIEKAMNILEERVVNG